One Apodemus sylvaticus chromosome 16, mApoSyl1.1, whole genome shotgun sequence genomic region harbors:
- the Fst gene encoding follistatin isoform X2, translated as MVCARHQPGGLCLLLLLLCQFMEDRSAQAGNCWLRQAKNGRCQVLYKTELSKEECCSTGRLSTSWTEEDVNDNTLFKWMIFNGGAPNCIPCKETCENVDCGPGKKCRMNKKNKPRCVCAPDCSNITWKGPVCGLDGKTYRNECALLKARCKEQPELEVQYQGRCKKTCRDVFCPGSSTCVVDQTNNAYCVTCNRICPEPSSSEQYLCGNDGVTYSSACHLRKATCLLGRSIGLAYEGKCIKAKSCEDIQCGGGKKCLWDSKVGRGRCSLCDELCPDSKSDEPVCASDNATYASECAMREAACSSGVVLEVKHTGSCN; from the exons ATGGTCTGCGCCAGGCACCAGCCCGGCgggctctgcctcctgctgctgctaCTCTGCCAGTTCATGGAGGACCGCAGCGCCCAGG ctGGGAATTGTTGGCTCCGCCAGGCAAAGAACGGCCGCTGCCAGGTCCTGTATAAGACCGAACTGAGCAAGGAAGAGTGTTGTAGCACCGGCCGGCTGAGCACCTCGTGGACCGAGGAGGACGTCAATGACAATACTCTCTTTAAGTGGATGATTTTCAATGGGGGAGCCCCCAACTGCATCCCTTGTAAAG AAACGTGTGAGAACGTGGATTGCGGACCTGGAAAAAAGTGTCGAATGAACAAGAAGAATAAACCCCGCTGCGTCTGTGCCCCAGACTGTTCCAACATCACCTGGAAGGGTCCAGTGTGTGGGCTGGATGGGAAAACCTACCGCAACGAATGTGCACTCCTTAAGGCCAGATGTAAAGAGCAGCCGGAACTGGAAGTCCAGTACCAGGGCAGATGTAAAA AGACCTGCAGGGATGTTTTCTGTCCAGGCAGCTCCACTTGTGTGGTGGATCAGACCAATAATGCCTACTGTGTGACCTGTAATCGGATTTGCCCAGAACCCTCGTCTTCTGAACAGTACCTCTGTGGGAATGATGGAGTGACTTACTCCAGTGCCTGTCACCTGAGAAAGGCCACCTGCTTGCTGGGCAGATCCATTGGATTAGCCTATGAGGGAAAGTGTATCA AAGCAAAGTCCTGTGAAGATATCCAGTGTGGCGGTGGGAAAAAATGCCTATGGGATTCCAAGGTTGGCAGAGGTCGCTGCTCTCTCTGTGACGAGCTGTGTCCTGACAGTAAGTCGGATGAGCCGGTCTGCGCCAGTGACAACGCCACGTACGCCAGCGAATGTGCCATGAGGGAAGCCGCCTGCTCCTCCGGTGTGGTGCTTGAGGTGAAGCACACCGGCTCGTGCAACT GA
- the Fst gene encoding follistatin isoform X1 — MVCARHQPGGLCLLLLLLCQFMEDRSAQAGNCWLRQAKNGRCQVLYKTELSKEECCSTGRLSTSWTEEDVNDNTLFKWMIFNGGAPNCIPCKETCENVDCGPGKKCRMNKKNKPRCVCAPDCSNITWKGPVCGLDGKTYRNECALLKARCKEQPELEVQYQGRCKKTCRDVFCPGSSTCVVDQTNNAYCVTCNRICPEPSSSEQYLCGNDGVTYSSACHLRKATCLLGRSIGLAYEGKCIKAKSCEDIQCGGGKKCLWDSKVGRGRCSLCDELCPDSKSDEPVCASDNATYASECAMREAACSSGVVLEVKHTGSCNSISEETEEEEEEEDQDYSFPISSILEW, encoded by the exons ATGGTCTGCGCCAGGCACCAGCCCGGCgggctctgcctcctgctgctgctaCTCTGCCAGTTCATGGAGGACCGCAGCGCCCAGG ctGGGAATTGTTGGCTCCGCCAGGCAAAGAACGGCCGCTGCCAGGTCCTGTATAAGACCGAACTGAGCAAGGAAGAGTGTTGTAGCACCGGCCGGCTGAGCACCTCGTGGACCGAGGAGGACGTCAATGACAATACTCTCTTTAAGTGGATGATTTTCAATGGGGGAGCCCCCAACTGCATCCCTTGTAAAG AAACGTGTGAGAACGTGGATTGCGGACCTGGAAAAAAGTGTCGAATGAACAAGAAGAATAAACCCCGCTGCGTCTGTGCCCCAGACTGTTCCAACATCACCTGGAAGGGTCCAGTGTGTGGGCTGGATGGGAAAACCTACCGCAACGAATGTGCACTCCTTAAGGCCAGATGTAAAGAGCAGCCGGAACTGGAAGTCCAGTACCAGGGCAGATGTAAAA AGACCTGCAGGGATGTTTTCTGTCCAGGCAGCTCCACTTGTGTGGTGGATCAGACCAATAATGCCTACTGTGTGACCTGTAATCGGATTTGCCCAGAACCCTCGTCTTCTGAACAGTACCTCTGTGGGAATGATGGAGTGACTTACTCCAGTGCCTGTCACCTGAGAAAGGCCACCTGCTTGCTGGGCAGATCCATTGGATTAGCCTATGAGGGAAAGTGTATCA AAGCAAAGTCCTGTGAAGATATCCAGTGTGGCGGTGGGAAAAAATGCCTATGGGATTCCAAGGTTGGCAGAGGTCGCTGCTCTCTCTGTGACGAGCTGTGTCCTGACAGTAAGTCGGATGAGCCGGTCTGCGCCAGTGACAACGCCACGTACGCCAGCGAATGTGCCATGAGGGAAGCCGCCTGCTCCTCCGGTGTGGTGCTTGAGGTGAAGCACACCGGCTCGTGCAACT CCATCTCGGAAGAaacggaggaagaggaggaggaagaagaccagGACTACAGCTTTCCTATCTCTTCCATTCTAGAGTGGTAA